One part of the Granulicella arctica genome encodes these proteins:
- a CDS encoding GNAT family N-acetyltransferase, translating into MQIRLATQNDIPALIQLVRNVVPLMRATGNLQWDETYPNAEVFSSDIELGTLWLAETEAGIAGVAALTTDQEPDYEQVGWDLTEKAVVVHRLAVDPAFRGQGVASALMQQAEIVAKDLDIAVLRVDTNTENSVTQKMFPKLGYVLSGEITLRYRPGLRFLCYEKRLSAIAV; encoded by the coding sequence ATGCAGATCCGGCTCGCGACTCAGAATGACATCCCCGCACTCATTCAGCTTGTACGAAACGTCGTTCCGCTGATGCGGGCGACGGGCAATCTTCAATGGGATGAGACCTATCCCAATGCAGAAGTCTTCTCCTCCGACATCGAGCTAGGTACGCTTTGGCTCGCCGAAACGGAGGCTGGCATCGCCGGAGTCGCCGCCCTCACCACCGATCAGGAGCCCGACTACGAGCAGGTCGGATGGGATTTGACCGAAAAAGCTGTAGTCGTACATCGGCTCGCAGTCGACCCCGCCTTTCGCGGACAGGGCGTCGCCAGCGCGCTGATGCAGCAGGCCGAGATCGTCGCAAAGGATCTGGATATAGCAGTGCTACGCGTCGACACGAATACGGAGAACAGCGTGACGCAGAAGATGTTCCCCAAACTGGGCTATGTTCTGTCCGGGGAGATCACCCTGCGATATCGCCCTGGACTGCGCTTCCTCTGCTACGAAAAACGCCTATCCGCAATTGCGGTTTAG
- a CDS encoding ComEC/Rec2 family competence protein: protein MRRAPTLAAAIWFALGIVMAHQWQPTIVLLIALALLTALLWPGLRGSGWASITAVAGVWIVVGLWCAQIQPTPPSQQALLSYADGLSRTVRGRVIRVRELPPQPENNDADADPTFWTEGQNDAQAHAVSIDLAVEAVEEVTPDVAWMASTSGGVRMTVIGPVPDLHCGELLEAPLRMKVPERYRDPGAWQYADYLLQQGIGAHASVKAPRVVRLGQAASPWGQSDLQCRLYAAQTWAASRMEGFVHSRANRALPGVMQLHADDAGMLNAMLFGDRTRLSHTLRIGFERTGSFHLFVVSGMHVALLAGGVFFLARRLRLGEWSVSLLTIALTTGYALLTGFGAPVQRALTMATVFLVARLLSRDRNVLNALGAASLAVLVWSPRSLFETSFQMTFLAILAIGGIAVPLGEHSFLPHARAARKIGDRWLDVGMPPHLAQLRVMLRIWGDAFQQLFGQRASRAPAALVRCSLWALELALIGVIAEMIMVLPMALYFHRATMFALPANMASIPLVAVLAPMAVITFLASLLSPWLAMAPGAGTALLLHGITSLIGGVSRIQMADLRIPGPVWWIALGVLGCWIFCCWAVRQSGRWASIAAVLLPLAAAVVLWTEPATVTPNVMEVTAIDVGQGDSILVISPTGKTMLVDAGGPTGTVKEISDATSRFDVGEEVVSPYLWSRRLRRLDVIALSHAHSDHMGGMAAVMRNFRPRELWVSIDPASAAYQSLLLEAKQLGVTVRHLHAGDGFVWGGTQIDVLAPEAGYINHGAPTNNDSLVLRVADGKASVLLEGDAEAASERAMLSFGRVQPVTLLKVGHHGSQTSSTAVFLAAAAPQDAIISVGRGNTFGHPRTEVIDRLAAAHTHLYRTDEFGLTTFLLSRDGQLREVLGAAD from the coding sequence TTGCGGCGCGCTCCCACGCTGGCGGCAGCAATCTGGTTTGCGCTGGGCATCGTGATGGCGCACCAGTGGCAGCCGACCATTGTCCTCCTGATCGCGCTGGCCCTACTGACAGCTCTGCTTTGGCCCGGTCTGAGAGGGAGTGGCTGGGCATCGATCACAGCCGTGGCCGGAGTCTGGATCGTCGTCGGCTTATGGTGCGCCCAGATACAACCGACACCCCCATCACAACAGGCACTCCTCTCCTATGCGGATGGCCTCAGCCGCACAGTGCGGGGGCGAGTGATCCGTGTGCGCGAGCTGCCTCCTCAGCCTGAAAACAACGACGCCGATGCCGATCCAACCTTCTGGACGGAAGGACAAAACGATGCGCAGGCACACGCTGTTTCGATTGACCTCGCCGTCGAAGCAGTGGAAGAGGTGACACCCGATGTGGCATGGATGGCATCCACAAGCGGTGGAGTACGAATGACAGTCATCGGACCCGTGCCTGACCTGCACTGTGGAGAGCTCCTCGAAGCTCCACTGCGCATGAAGGTACCCGAGCGGTATCGTGATCCCGGCGCATGGCAATACGCCGACTACCTCCTACAACAAGGCATAGGCGCTCACGCAAGCGTCAAGGCACCGCGGGTAGTGCGTCTGGGACAGGCTGCATCTCCGTGGGGCCAATCAGACTTACAGTGCAGGCTGTACGCAGCGCAGACATGGGCAGCGAGCAGAATGGAGGGATTCGTTCACTCCCGCGCGAATCGCGCACTACCCGGCGTCATGCAACTCCACGCGGACGACGCGGGCATGTTGAACGCGATGCTCTTCGGCGACCGAACCCGCCTGAGCCACACACTGCGAATCGGTTTCGAGCGGACAGGCTCGTTCCACCTGTTCGTCGTATCAGGAATGCACGTAGCGCTTCTCGCTGGAGGCGTGTTCTTTCTGGCGCGCCGCCTTCGTCTGGGAGAGTGGAGCGTCAGCCTACTGACCATCGCGCTGACGACGGGCTATGCCCTGCTCACCGGATTCGGTGCCCCAGTCCAGCGAGCGTTGACCATGGCAACGGTCTTCTTAGTCGCAAGGCTGCTCTCCCGCGATCGCAATGTGCTGAATGCCCTGGGAGCGGCGTCACTCGCGGTATTGGTGTGGTCGCCGCGAAGCCTGTTCGAGACAAGCTTTCAGATGACGTTTCTAGCCATCCTGGCCATCGGCGGAATCGCAGTGCCCCTAGGCGAGCACAGCTTCCTCCCCCACGCACGGGCAGCACGCAAGATCGGAGACCGTTGGCTCGATGTCGGCATGCCACCGCACCTGGCACAACTCCGCGTCATGCTCCGGATATGGGGCGACGCCTTCCAGCAGCTCTTTGGCCAACGCGCCAGCAGAGCGCCGGCAGCACTCGTCCGGTGCAGCCTCTGGGCGCTCGAACTCGCACTCATCGGCGTCATCGCTGAGATGATCATGGTCCTTCCCATGGCTCTCTACTTCCATCGAGCGACCATGTTTGCGTTACCCGCAAATATGGCGAGCATTCCACTGGTGGCAGTGCTGGCTCCCATGGCAGTGATCACATTCCTCGCTTCCCTGCTGAGCCCCTGGCTCGCGATGGCTCCGGGCGCGGGAACCGCGTTGCTGCTGCATGGGATCACGAGCCTGATCGGAGGAGTAAGCAGGATACAGATGGCTGACCTTCGCATCCCCGGACCCGTCTGGTGGATCGCGCTTGGAGTACTGGGGTGCTGGATCTTCTGCTGCTGGGCGGTGCGGCAATCAGGCCGATGGGCGTCGATTGCGGCTGTTCTCCTTCCGCTGGCCGCAGCAGTCGTACTCTGGACCGAACCAGCCACCGTAACCCCGAACGTCATGGAGGTGACCGCAATCGACGTCGGCCAGGGCGACTCCATCCTCGTTATCAGCCCGACAGGTAAGACCATGCTGGTCGATGCGGGAGGCCCAACCGGTACCGTCAAGGAGATCTCCGACGCCACCAGCCGGTTCGACGTCGGCGAGGAGGTAGTCTCTCCCTACCTGTGGTCGCGACGTCTCCGCCGCCTCGACGTGATCGCCCTAAGCCACGCCCATAGCGACCACATGGGCGGCATGGCGGCCGTGATGCGGAACTTCCGCCCACGCGAGCTCTGGGTATCGATCGACCCTGCCTCTGCCGCCTATCAGAGCCTGCTGCTCGAAGCAAAACAGCTTGGAGTGACCGTCCGGCATCTTCATGCAGGAGACGGCTTCGTTTGGGGTGGCACACAGATCGACGTTCTGGCTCCCGAGGCAGGCTACATCAACCACGGAGCACCCACCAACAATGACTCTCTGGTGCTGCGCGTGGCCGATGGCAAAGCTTCCGTGCTGCTGGAGGGCGACGCTGAAGCCGCCAGCGAGCGGGCCATGCTGTCCTTCGGACGAGTGCAACCAGTGACATTGCTCAAGGTAGGACACCATGGCAGCCAAACATCATCGACGGCAGTCTTTCTCGCGGCGGCAGCGCCACAAGATGCGATCATCTCCGTCGGCAGAGGAAACACCTTCGGCCATCCCCGAACCGAGGTGATCGACCGCCTTGCAGCGGCTCACACGCATCTCTACCGCACCGACGAGTTTGGCCTGACGACCTTCCTGCTCAGTCGCGATGGGCAACTTCGCGAGGTCCTCGGCGCGGCAGACTGA
- the rlmD gene encoding 23S rRNA (uracil(1939)-C(5))-methyltransferase RlmD encodes MRVTIDKWIYGGAGVGAASGDGAVLSVPFSIPGEVVEVSDAELAEIVTTSPERVAPGCPHFGACGGCQYQHATYETQVRLKAAILREMLETTGLTDLPELQIHTDEPWEYRNRIRLRVGAVDGALRVGYNRRGSYEMLPIRECPIAAPLLMRTAKAILTVIEDAPALATWARQIVEVELFTNSDQSHLQMILFLRSDRGPDFTHFCEHLKKLIPELVGAGVIIVGASGKKEQPGARWGTDGLKYRAADKEYWVSRGSFFQVNRFLVDELVRLVTHGRKGALAWDLYAGVGLFSRSLADSFAEVVGVETVIGDLAAVLKGSGKRAVGATTAEFLRGAVLQREKPDLIVMDPPRAGLGAEVCELLGRVKAREMVYVSCDPQTLARDLKAMVDSGYTINEVHMLDLFPQTFHMETVVVLGR; translated from the coding sequence ATGAGAGTCACGATCGACAAATGGATCTACGGCGGCGCAGGCGTGGGCGCGGCATCAGGAGATGGCGCTGTCCTCTCCGTGCCGTTCAGCATACCGGGTGAAGTTGTCGAAGTCAGCGATGCAGAACTAGCCGAGATCGTTACTACATCGCCCGAGCGGGTCGCGCCAGGTTGCCCGCACTTCGGCGCGTGCGGAGGCTGTCAGTATCAACACGCCACATATGAAACACAGGTGCGACTGAAGGCAGCTATCCTACGCGAGATGCTCGAAACCACGGGGCTAACCGACCTTCCCGAGTTGCAGATCCACACCGACGAACCATGGGAGTATCGCAACCGAATTCGACTGCGGGTTGGGGCTGTCGATGGGGCGTTAAGGGTCGGCTATAACCGGCGCGGCTCCTATGAGATGCTTCCCATCCGCGAGTGCCCCATTGCGGCTCCGCTGCTGATGAGAACAGCGAAGGCAATCCTCACGGTTATCGAAGATGCTCCGGCATTGGCGACATGGGCTCGGCAGATCGTTGAGGTCGAGCTCTTTACCAATAGCGATCAATCTCACCTACAGATGATCCTCTTCCTGCGATCCGACCGTGGCCCAGATTTCACCCACTTCTGCGAGCACCTTAAGAAGCTGATACCAGAGCTTGTAGGAGCCGGTGTCATCATCGTCGGAGCCTCAGGCAAAAAGGAGCAACCCGGCGCACGATGGGGCACGGACGGGCTAAAGTATCGCGCCGCCGACAAAGAGTATTGGGTAAGCCGCGGCAGCTTCTTCCAGGTCAACCGCTTTCTGGTGGATGAGTTGGTCCGCCTCGTCACGCACGGCCGGAAGGGTGCGCTGGCGTGGGATTTGTACGCCGGAGTGGGACTGTTTTCGCGCTCTCTCGCCGATTCGTTCGCAGAGGTAGTCGGCGTCGAAACAGTGATCGGCGATCTTGCTGCCGTTCTGAAGGGCAGCGGCAAACGTGCCGTCGGCGCAACCACCGCAGAGTTTCTACGCGGAGCCGTTCTCCAGCGAGAGAAACCCGATCTCATCGTCATGGACCCTCCGCGAGCCGGTCTGGGCGCGGAGGTCTGCGAGCTGCTCGGACGCGTGAAGGCGCGCGAGATGGTCTACGTCTCCTGCGATCCGCAGACGTTGGCGCGAGATCTCAAGGCGATGGTAGACTCCGGCTACACGATCAACGAAGTGCACATGCTGGACCTGTTTCCGCAGACGTTTCACATGGAGACAGTAGTAGTTTTAGGCCGCTGA